The Armatimonadota bacterium genome includes a window with the following:
- a CDS encoding alpha/beta hydrolase gives MIFVRQYGGEGGRSIVGLHGWGGDHREFAAVAARLPTGFRLLSPDLPGYGESLRPDSWDVGTILDAVEKALKSFGAFPCVMAGFCSGAALAAMLARREGVATRLVMIDPFAFVPWYFRLFLAGSFGRRAYSTTFQSAAGRAVTDRILKRMQRSGEDFTRAFESLDHEVTLQYLRLLNTLDARRELRGFGLPVDIVHGDRTFGAVRRSVEIYRQLLPQARVHVLRGAGHLPMVRAAAEIAAILSDESREREAGGC, from the coding sequence GTGATCTTCGTTAGGCAGTATGGCGGCGAGGGCGGCCGTAGCATTGTGGGGCTGCACGGCTGGGGAGGAGATCACCGGGAGTTCGCGGCTGTGGCCGCCCGACTGCCCACGGGCTTCCGTCTTCTGTCGCCGGATCTGCCGGGCTATGGGGAGTCGCTCCGGCCGGATAGCTGGGATGTGGGGACGATACTGGATGCGGTGGAGAAGGCTCTGAAGTCCTTCGGAGCGTTTCCCTGTGTTATGGCCGGTTTCTGCAGCGGTGCGGCGCTTGCGGCGATGCTCGCGCGCCGAGAGGGAGTGGCGACCCGGCTGGTGATGATCGATCCCTTCGCTTTCGTGCCCTGGTATTTCCGGCTCTTCCTGGCGGGGAGCTTCGGCCGTCGGGCTTACTCAACCACATTCCAGTCGGCGGCCGGGCGCGCCGTCACGGACCGGATCCTCAAGAGGATGCAACGCTCCGGAGAGGATTTCACCCGGGCGTTCGAGTCGCTGGATCACGAGGTGACCCTTCAGTATCTGCGGTTGTTGAACACCCTGGATGCCAGGCGGGAGCTCAGAGGGTTTGGGCTGCCGGTGGACATTGTTCACGGAGACCGGACATTCGGAGCGGTGCGGCGCTCTGTGGAGATCTACCGGCAGCTTCTGCCGCAGGCACGCGTGCACGTGCTGCGGGGAGCGGGGCATTTGCCGATGGTCCGGGCTGCCGCGGAGATCGCCGCTATCCTGAGCGATGAATCCCGCGAGCGGGAGGCGGGCGGATGCTGA
- a CDS encoding glycosyl hydrolase produces MLIAILAGICSVNGVLLLLVLWNAVAWPSPRRAGTVPRDVCSVLIPARNEESNLPGCLESVLQQGEIVLEVIVCDDRSSDGTAAVVEDAASRDPRIRLIRTDVLPEGWCGKPYACATLAAAARGEWLLFLDADARLRPQGLARIITEAENTGNTLLSCWPGLNMESFWEKLLLPMLNFVVFTLYPAPLARMRPADASLGLAHGACILALRKEYEALGGHGLVRGELFEDTWLARAWRARGGRSLCVDGQDVVRVRMYDSLQGIWEGFLKNFYPAFRHGWTFWVFLGLHISAFLLPFLLLPFLRSKAFLLAAMAAGSVLIMRLIQCARFRYPVWPALLHPVAEAMLIALGIASWRRCRSGRGVVWKGRRYLPGGRLAE; encoded by the coding sequence ATGCTGATCGCCATCCTTGCCGGAATCTGCTCTGTGAACGGCGTCCTGCTTCTTTTGGTTCTCTGGAACGCCGTGGCGTGGCCGTCGCCGCGCCGGGCGGGAACCGTGCCACGCGATGTCTGCTCGGTGCTCATTCCCGCCCGCAACGAGGAATCGAACCTCCCCGGCTGTCTGGAGTCCGTTCTCCAGCAGGGAGAAATCGTGCTGGAAGTGATCGTTTGCGACGACCGCTCTTCCGACGGGACGGCTGCCGTGGTGGAGGATGCCGCATCGCGCGATCCCCGCATCCGCCTGATCCGGACGGACGTCCTGCCGGAGGGCTGGTGCGGCAAGCCTTATGCCTGCGCCACGCTGGCCGCTGCCGCGCGTGGGGAGTGGCTTCTGTTTCTGGATGCCGATGCCCGTCTGCGGCCGCAGGGGCTCGCGCGGATCATCACCGAGGCCGAGAACACCGGCAATACCTTGCTCTCCTGCTGGCCCGGCCTCAATATGGAGAGCTTCTGGGAGAAGCTGCTGCTGCCAATGCTGAACTTCGTGGTGTTCACGCTGTACCCCGCCCCGCTGGCCCGGATGCGTCCTGCGGATGCCTCACTGGGGCTGGCGCACGGAGCCTGCATCCTGGCATTACGGAAGGAGTATGAGGCCCTGGGCGGACACGGTCTGGTCCGCGGGGAGCTGTTTGAGGATACCTGGCTGGCCCGCGCCTGGCGTGCAAGGGGAGGCCGCAGCCTCTGCGTGGATGGTCAGGACGTCGTCCGTGTCAGGATGTACGATAGCCTGCAGGGCATCTGGGAGGGGTTCCTAAAGAACTTCTACCCGGCTTTCCGCCACGGATGGACCTTCTGGGTCTTTCTGGGGCTACACATCTCTGCTTTTTTGCTGCCGTTCTTGCTGCTGCCTTTCCTCAGGAGCAAAGCGTTCCTGCTGGCGGCAATGGCAGCTGGGTCCGTGCTGATCATGCGCCTGATCCAGTGCGCGCGCTTCCGTTACCCTGTCTGGCCAGCGCTATTGCACCCGGTGGCGGAGGCGATGCTGATCGCGCTGGGCATCGCCTCCTGGAGGCGCTGCCGCAGCGGTCGGGGGGTAGTTTGGAAAGGGCGCAGGTATCTGCCTGGGGGGAGGCTGGCGGAATGA
- a CDS encoding phytoene desaturase has protein sequence MSAGRRAVIIGGGLGGLALALRLSVSGWSVRLFEQGTSLGGKMNRWSKDGFTFDTGPSLITMPFVFRELFHSAGERMGDHLELAQVEPHARYVYPDGTRFDVSNRLPEWLETLRSLEPRADSAFLQFMRLGGRIFDLSQGTFFRTSPREFGRPPDLAALRHFPLSDAWGLYSETVARYFRSPVLRQLYERYPTYVGSSPYRCPATLCVIPYIEHTFGAWHVRGGLYRIVETLAELARRNGAVLETGRRVVRILTTDRRVRAVELEDGETVDCDAAVMNGDASTAGALLGEPGSDALPEEERSLSGFVMLVGLRRRLPDHAHHTVYFSEDYPREFRQLFDEMRFPDDPTVYVCIPGRTDPSVAPSDGEALFIMANAPASSAPEWDDETTRRARSRVLQRLRRSGFPDIEQDIVVESLWTPARFAQTYSMPGGAIYGKHSHGWANAFLRPPNRDRRYRGMYYVGGSTHPGGGTPTVLMSARITAELMDRLAG, from the coding sequence ATGAGCGCAGGCCGGCGAGCTGTCATCATCGGAGGAGGATTGGGAGGTCTCGCGCTGGCCCTTCGCCTGTCAGTCAGCGGCTGGAGCGTCCGCCTGTTCGAGCAAGGGACCTCCCTGGGCGGCAAGATGAACCGCTGGAGTAAGGACGGATTCACGTTCGATACGGGCCCGTCCCTTATTACGATGCCGTTCGTTTTCCGCGAACTGTTCCATTCTGCCGGGGAGAGGATGGGGGATCACCTTGAGCTTGCGCAGGTCGAGCCCCACGCCCGCTATGTCTATCCGGATGGCACGCGCTTCGATGTCAGCAACCGGCTGCCCGAATGGCTGGAGACGCTCCGCAGCCTTGAGCCGCGCGCGGATTCGGCCTTTTTGCAGTTTATGCGGCTGGGCGGCCGCATCTTCGACCTCTCGCAGGGAACGTTCTTCCGAACCTCTCCGCGGGAGTTTGGCCGTCCGCCGGACCTTGCGGCTCTCAGGCACTTCCCGTTAAGCGACGCATGGGGTCTTTACAGTGAGACGGTGGCCCGATATTTCCGCTCTCCCGTGCTGCGCCAGCTCTACGAGCGCTACCCCACGTATGTGGGGTCATCGCCCTACCGCTGCCCAGCCACCCTGTGCGTCATTCCTTACATCGAGCACACTTTCGGGGCGTGGCACGTGCGCGGGGGGCTGTATAGAATCGTCGAGACCCTGGCGGAGCTGGCGCGCCGCAACGGCGCGGTTCTGGAGACCGGCCGGAGGGTAGTGCGAATCCTGACCACAGACCGCAGGGTCCGGGCGGTGGAACTGGAGGATGGCGAAACGGTGGATTGCGATGCCGCAGTGATGAACGGAGACGCATCCACCGCAGGAGCTCTGCTCGGGGAGCCCGGCAGTGACGCTTTGCCGGAGGAGGAGCGTTCGCTTTCGGGATTTGTGATGCTCGTGGGGCTCAGGCGCAGGCTGCCGGATCACGCACATCATACAGTGTACTTTTCGGAAGACTATCCGCGCGAGTTCCGCCAGCTATTCGACGAGATGCGCTTCCCCGATGACCCCACCGTCTACGTCTGTATCCCCGGCCGGACCGACCCGTCTGTTGCTCCGTCGGACGGTGAGGCTCTGTTTATCATGGCCAATGCCCCCGCCTCCAGCGCTCCGGAATGGGACGATGAGACGACCCGCCGGGCGCGCAGCCGGGTTCTGCAGCGCCTTCGCCGCTCCGGCTTCCCCGATATCGAGCAGGACATCGTGGTGGAAAGCCTCTGGACCCCGGCGCGCTTTGCGCAGACTTACTCGATGCCAGGAGGGGCCATATACGGCAAGCATTCACACGGCTGGGCGAACGCCTTTCTGCGGCCTCCCAACCGGGACCGCAGGTACCGAGGAATGTATTACGTCGGCGGCAGCACGCATCCGGGAGGCGGAACTCCCACGGTGCTCATGTCCGCCCGCATCACTGCAGAGCTGATGGATCGCCTTGCTGGCTAG